The Actinomycetota bacterium DNA segment TGGTCGCGGCGGTCGGGGTCCCACGGCTGGTGCTCGCCGACTGGGTGCGCCCCGGCGCGGTGGTGATCGACGTCGGCATCAACCGGCTCGAAGACGGCAGGCTGGTCGGCGACGTCGACTTCGACCGGGTCAAGGAGGTGGCCGGCGCGATCTCGCCGGTCCCCGGCGGGGTCGGACCGATGACGGTGACGATGCTGCTGCAGAACACGCTCGAGGCGGCCCGGGCGCGCCACGGACTGCCACGCCGGCCGTGACGCCCGGCATGCGCCGATCGCTGCACGGCCTGTACGGGGTGCAGTAGCGCCCGGAAGGTGTCCCACACGACCTGGGGCCTGGCGGCCGCCACCGTGCTGACCGCCAGGTTGACGAGGCCGCGTCGCGAGCCGCCTGGTTACGCTGGCCGCGACACCGACCACACGACAGGAGCGTCGCGATGCCCCGGCCGATCCGGATCGCCGTCACAGGAGCCGCCGGCCAGATCTCCTACGCGCTCCTGCCGCGGATCGCATCGGGAGACATCTTCGGCGGGGTCACGCCGGTCGTCCTGCAACTGGTCGAGGTCCCCGCGGCCATGGGCGCGCTGCGTGGGGTGGCCATGGAGCTCGAGGACTGCGCCTTGCCCCTGCTGGAGGGGATCGAGCTGAGCGACGACCCTCATGATGGCTTCGAGGGTGCCAACGTCGTCCTGCTCCTGGGAGCCAAGCCGCGTGGCAAGGGCCAGGAACGCCGGGACCTGATCCGCGAGAACGGGCCGATCTTCGTCGGGCACGGCGAGGCCATCGCGGCCGTCGCCGCCGACGACGTGCGGGTCCTGGTCGTCGGGAACCCGGCGAACACCAACGCGCTGATCGCGCAGTCCAACGCCGAGGGAGTGTCGCCCCAGCGGTTCACCGCGATGACCCGTCTCGACGAGAACCGCGCCACGGCCCAACTGGCGCACAAGGCCGACGTGCCGGTCACCGAGGTGACCCACGTTGCGATCTGGGGGAACCACAGCGCGACGCAGTTCCCCGACTTCGAGCACGCCCGCATCGGCGGACAACCCGCAGCCGACGTGGTAAACGACCGCGACTGGCTCGAGGAGACGTTCATCCCCACGGTGCAGCAGCGGGGCGCCGCCATCATCGACGCGCGCGGGCAGTCGTCGGCGATGTCCGCCGCGAACGCCGTGATCGACCACGTCGGCGACTGGCTCGGCGGGACGCCGACCCCGCACGGGCACTGGAAGTCGATGGCGGTGCTGTCGGACGGCTCGTACGGGATCGACGAGGGGCTGGTGTGCAGCTTCCCGGTTCGCATCGACGGGGACGGCAACTGCCACATCGTCGACGACCTCGAGCTGTCGGAGTTCGCCCGGGAACGCATCGAGCGATCGGTTGCAGAGCTGCGCGAGGAGCGGGACGTGATCGCCGACCTGCTCTAGGTCGGCGGTCGGGACGTGCACTAGCGTCACAGCTCACACCGGTACAGGAGCCTGCGTGGACACCGCCGTCCGCCTGCGGACCAACGTCTGGTGGCTCGTGGCCGGCACGCTCGGGATGCTGCTCGCCGCGCTGATCGGACCGCAGGTCGCGGCTCCGGCGCTGGATGTGCGCTGGACGGGCGTCCTGGCGCTGGCGGCGATCGGCGGGGTCACCACCGCCGCG contains these protein-coding regions:
- a CDS encoding malate dehydrogenase gives rise to the protein MPRPIRIAVTGAAGQISYALLPRIASGDIFGGVTPVVLQLVEVPAAMGALRGVAMELEDCALPLLEGIELSDDPHDGFEGANVVLLLGAKPRGKGQERRDLIRENGPIFVGHGEAIAAVAADDVRVLVVGNPANTNALIAQSNAEGVSPQRFTAMTRLDENRATAQLAHKADVPVTEVTHVAIWGNHSATQFPDFEHARIGGQPAADVVNDRDWLEETFIPTVQQRGAAIIDARGQSSAMSAANAVIDHVGDWLGGTPTPHGHWKSMAVLSDGSYGIDEGLVCSFPVRIDGDGNCHIVDDLELSEFARERIERSVAELREERDVIADLL